Proteins encoded within one genomic window of Fragaria vesca subsp. vesca linkage group LG1, FraVesHawaii_1.0, whole genome shotgun sequence:
- the LOC101310554 gene encoding curved DNA-binding protein-like, with amino-acid sequence MASTMSKNKRTHKAAAVKALTNAEAYFKLQKLDSAIKEATQAKNLDPNLPNVDNFITAYKIHKAMSFKKNWYVVLDIPECSHLSIIKKRFRALALMVHPDKNLSAAAEDAFKHVKDALDFLSDPVRKEDYDKSFMSKNKAFAAAAAAAKMPETTAAARKAAAAAAAAAMARKAAMEAFAAKVAAERKAAKAAAKIRKAAADAAALEAELAAAKRKLAAETAAASRKASEAAAASRKAAETAAASRKAAEAATPAAAKEAAAAAARSAINARKRREPISELEYAIHLIMKYSPNYMERRFSVR; translated from the coding sequence ATGGCTTCTACAATGTCCAAGAATAAGAGAACCCACAAGGCTGCTGCCGTCAAGGCACTAACCAATGCAGAGGCGTATTTCAAGCTCCAAAAGTTGGACTCTGCAATCAAAGAGGCCACGCAAGCGAAAAACCTCGATCCTAATCTGCCCAACGTCGACAATTTCATCACAGCTTACAAGATTCACAAAGCCATGTCGTTCAAGAAAAACTGGTACGTGGTTCTTGACATCCCTGAATGTAGTCATTTATCAATCATCAAAAAAAGATTTAGGGCATTGGCACTCATGGTGCACCCTGATAAGAATCTCTCTGCAGCTGCTGAAGATGCTTTCAAGCATGTCAAAGATGCCCTGGATTTTCTCTCTGACCCGGTGAGAAAGGAGGATTATGACAAGTCTTTTATGTCGAAAAACAAGGCTTTTGCTGCTGCTGCTGCTGCAGCAAAGATGCCTGAGACTACTGCTGCGGCAAGGAAAGCCGCCGCCGCCGCGGCTGCTGCTGCTATGGCAAGGAAAGCCGCCATGGAAGCTTTTGCTGCAAAGGTGGCCGCGGAGAGGAAAGCCGCCAAGGCTGCTGCAAAGATAAGGAAAGCCGCCGCTGATGCTGCTGCCTTGGAAGCTGAGCTTGCTGCTGCGAAAAGGAAATTAGCAGCCGAGACTGCTGCCGCGTCAAGGAAAGCATCCGAGGCTGCTGCCGCGTCAAGGAAAGCAGCCGAGACTGCTGCCGCGTCAAGGAAAGCAGCTGAGGCTGCCACACCTGCTGCTGCAAAGGAGGCTGCAGCTGCTGCTGCAAGGAGTGCGATTAATGCACGCAAACGACGTGAACCCATTAGTGAACTTGAGTATGCCATACACCTAATAATGAAATACTCACCAAATTACATGGAGCGCAGATTCTCAGTCAGGTGA
- the LOC101306750 gene encoding putative pre-mRNA-splicing factor ATP-dependent RNA helicase DHX16-like produces MGSQSNLKTWVSDKLIALLGYSKPVVVQYVIGLTKKANSPVGLVDKLVEFGFASSAETGEFAEEIFARVCGDTSGLTQCGKEERGGTMSVRVVQRSYVLLDSDDDGDVERSSVQVVSHSVSVKVGSSEKRFRKRGLGQKDGDDGDEVIAQEEERRVKRRNSIDKDDHEDGSESEEERLRDQREREQLEQNIRKREAAATRQLTKKKLRRSGGQEAVRKSSDDVEGLRRASRQEYLKEREKKKMDEMRDDVEDEGYLFEGVKLIEAEKRELSYKKQILELTRKPLGLDEAENVTEYRMPDAYDDVERGVAQQKRFSVALQRYRDCNAGDKMNSFEQQKSWEDQQLGKATLKFGSKNKKGVSDEYDFVYEDQIDFVRGFLTEEDKFDNDKQLQSTKLLELSENILKEKLQEERKTLPIFSFRDELLQAVKDHQVLVIVGETGSGKTTQIPQYLHEAGYTKHGKIGCTQPRRVAAMSVAARVSQEMGVKLGHEVGYSIRFEDCTSEKTVLKYMTDGMLLREFLAEPDLASYSVLMVDEAHERTLSTDILFALVKDIARFRPDFKLLISSATLDAVKFSDYFDHCPLFNIPGRRFPVDIYHTKAPEADYLDAAIAAAIQIHVREPPGDILVFLTGQEDIETASEMLKYRTSGLGRKIAEMIICPIYGNLPSEQQAKIFDPTPEGARKVVLATNIAETSLTIDGIKYVIDCGYCKMKSYNPRTGMESLQVTPISKASARQRAGRSGRTGPGKCFRLYTFDSYIHELDDTTTPEILRTNLAHVVLRLKSLGIHDLIHFDFMDPPPSEALLKALELLFALSALNKMGELTKVGRRMAEFPLDPMLSKMVVASDRYNCSNEIISIASMLSVGNSIFYCPKDKQVYADNARRNFHTGDAGDHIALLNVYNTWAETNYSSQWCYENYINARSMRRARDIRDQLRRLLERVEIELTSNRDDIESIKKAITSGFFPHCARLQKNGSYKIVKHQQAASIHPSSGLSKEFPTWVLYHELVLTSKEYMRQVTELKPEWLLEIASHYYQLKDVEFASTSKKTSGGSN; encoded by the coding sequence ATGGGGAGCCAAAGCAATTTGAAAACATGGGTGTCTGATAAGTTAATAGCATTGCTCGGATACTCTAAGCCGGTAGTTGTTCAGTATGTTATTGGGTTAACTAAGAAAGCAAACTCCCCGGTTGGTTTGGTGGACAAGCTTGTTGAATTTGGATTTGCCTCATCGGCCGAAACGGGGGAATTTGCTGAAGAAATATTTGCAAGAGTGTGTGGTGACACATCTGGTTTGACGCAGTGTGGGAAGGAAGAGAGGGGAGGAACAATGTCGGTGAGGGTGGTGCAGCGGAGTTATGTTCTGTTGGATTCGGATGATGATGGTGATGTGGAGAGAAGTTCTGTCCAGGTTGTTTCTCATTCTGTGTCCGTAAAAGTGGGTTCCAGTGAGAAACGGTTCAGGAAGAGGGGGTTGGGTCAGAAAGATGGAGATGATGGTGATGAGGTGATTGCACAGGAGGAAGAGAGACGTGTTAAAAGGCGGAACTCAATTGATAAAGATGATCATGAGGATGGTTCAGAGTCGGAAGAAGAAAGATTGCGTGATCAAAGAGAGAGGGAGCAATTGGAGCAAAATATAAGGAAGAGGGAAGCAGCAGCCACCCGACAGCTAACAAAGAAAAAATTGAGACGAAGTGGGGGACAGGAGGCTGTTCGAAAAAGTAGTGATGATGTTGAAGGTTTAAGAAGAGCTTCAAGACAAGAATATCTGAAGGAAAGAGAGAAAAAGAAAATGGATGAAATGAGGGATGATGTGGAAGATGAAGGTTACTTATTTGAAGGTGTGAAGCTCATTGAAGCAGAAAAACGGGAATTAAGTTACAAGAAGCAGATATTGGAGCTTACGAGAAAACCATTAGGTCTAGATGAGGCTGAAAATGTCACCGAGTACAGGATGCCAGATGCCTATGATGATGTGGAGCGTGGTGTTGCTCAACAGAAGAGATTTTCTGTAGCTTTGCAGCGCTACAGGGACTGTAATGCTGGGGATAAAATGAACTCATTTGAACAACAGAAATCTTGGGAAGATCAGCAACTTGGAAAAGCAACACTGAAATTTGGTTCAAAAAACAAAAAAGGGGTATCTGATGAGTATGATTTTGTATATGAAGACCAGATTGATTTTGTCAGGGGGTTCTTGACGGAGGAAGATAAATTTGACAATGATAAGCAACTGCAGTCCACCAAATTACTTGAGTTGAGTGAAAATATCTTGAAGGAGAAGCTCCAGGAGGAGAGGAAAACTTTACCCATCTTCTCCTTTCGTGATGAGTTGCTCCAAGCTGTTAAAGATCATCAGGTTCTTGTTATTGTCGGCGAAACTGGATCTGGAAAAACTACACAGATTCCTCAGTATCTACATGAGGCAGGATACACAAAGCATGGAAAGATTGGGTGCACGCAGCCACGCCGAGTTGCTGCTATGAGTGTTGCTGCCAGGGTATCTCAAGAAATGGGTGTCAAGCTTGGACATGAGGTAGGGTATTCTATTCGTTTTGAGGATTGCACGTCTGAAAAGACTGTTTTGAAGTATATGACTGATGGAATGTTGTTGCGTGAATTTCTTGCTGAACCAGATTTGGCAAGCTATAGTGTGCTGATGGTGGACGAGGCCCATGAGAGAACACTGTCTACTGATATTTTATTTGCATTAGTAAAGGATATTGCTCGATTTCGACCTGATTTTAAGCTGCTTATCTCAAGTGCAACACTTGATGCTGTGAAGTTCAGTGATTATTTTGATCATTGCCCACTTTTCAATATTCCAGGGAGGCGGTTTCCTGTTGATATATACCACACAAAAGCGCCAGAAGCTGATTACTTGGATGCTGCAATCGCTGCTGCAATTCAAATCCATGTCAGGGAACCACCTGGAGACATATTGGTCTTCCTCACTGGTCAAGAAGATATAGAAACAGCAAGCGAAATGTTAAAGTACAGGACAAGTGGTCTGGGGAGAAAGATAGCAGAGATGATTATCTGTCCCATATATGGAAACTTGCCTTCTGAGCAGCAAGCAAAAATTTTTGATCCCACACCTGAAGGGGCAAGAAAGGTTGTCCTTGCCACAAACATAGCTGAAACTTCGCTGACTATTGATGGGATCAAATATGTTATCGACTGTGGTTATTGCAAGATGAAGTCCTACAATCCAAGGACTGGGATGGAGTCATTGCAAGTCACTCCCATCTCAAAGGCATCGGCAAGGCAGAGGGCAGGTCGATCTGGTCGAACAGGCCCTGGTAAGTGTTTCCGGTTATATACTTTTGACAGTTATATTCATGAACTGGATGATACCACTACACCTGAAATACTAAGGACTAACCTGGCACATGTTGTTCTTAGGCTTAAAAGTCTTGGTATTCATGACTTAATACATTTTGATTTTATGGATCCTCCACCGTCGGAAGCATTACTAAAAGCCCTTGAACTGTTATTTGCTCTGTCTGCATTGAATAAAATGGGAGAGTTGACTAAAGTTGGTAGGCGGATGGCAGAGTTTCCGCTTGATCCAATGTTATCTAAGATGGTAGTCGCTTCTGACAGGTACAATTGCTCAAACGAGATCATTTCTATTGCTTCCATGCTTTCTGTTGGTAATTCAATCTTTTATTGTCCAAAGGACAAACAAGTCTATGCTGACAATGCAAGAAGGAATTTTCACACTGGGGACGCAGGAGATCACATTGCCTTGCTTAATGTTTACAATACCTGGGCAGAAACAAACTACTCAAGTCAATGGTGTTATGAAAACTATATAAATGCTAGGAGCATGAGAAGAGCAAGAGATATCAGGGATCAACTTAGGAGACTGTTGGAGAGGGTTGAGATTGAGCTAACCTCAAATCGTGACGATATTGAGTCTATAAAGAAGGCCATCACATCAGGTTTCTTCCCTCATTGTGCAAGGCTGCAAAAGAATGGATCTTATAAAATAGTCAAACATCAACAGGCTGCCTCCATACACCCCAGCTCAGGCTTGTCAAAGGAGTTTCCGACGTGGGTTCTATATCATGAACTGGTCCTTACATCCAAAGAATACATGAGACAGGTAACAGAGTTGAAGCCTGAGTGGTTGCTGGAAATAGCTTCACATTATTACCAGCTAAAGGATGTCGAATTTGCTTCAACCTCAAAGAAAACGTCTGGTGGCAGCAATTGA
- the LOC101310837 gene encoding F-box protein At4g35733-like codes for MKNLNLPRGGAQGEREQDTAVIQKYTTKRKLTNVQQDEEIKRRKTMEHIGKNIKAYAPMDVASLPIDIVFLILDKMLEAIDHARFAVVCKEWQSLAEQYNRERQHWCKVHPPMLCIPTQSHGSNDKTAMLYSLSEGKLYSNIKLPVPGDNRIYCGHGWMAKLEYQNQFSDDASLAITLMYSFRKTKDILLPQIRDYLFRVKQVVKITLSADPTLDGNNFLVLAICGDRLYSIKGGQKCWTWKPMLDGCSAATYYEGRVFSVHCLDTYTHSIYNSSTLLYEINLQDHSPSCLVQTYLVKSTKGDLLIVERLLGPEETDGLMMLSFKVSKLVLNQDGSITQQVEVNNIGDEAVFVGNDQSVCVSASKFPGCQPNSIYYTNDVVVEGQGSEDIGM; via the coding sequence ATGAAGAATTTGAACTTGCCCCGTGGAGGGGCTCAAGGAGAGAGGGAGCAAGACACAGCAGTCATACAGAAGTACACAACAAAACGGAAGTTAACTAATGTGCAGCAAGATGAAGAGATCAAACGACGAAAGACTATGGAGCACATTGGCAAGAATATCAAAGCCTATGCTCCTATGGATGTGGCAAGTCTTCCTATAGATATTGTGTTTCTCATTCTAGATAAGATGTTAGAAGCAATTGACCATGCACGTTTTGCTGTGGTTTGTAAGGAGTGGCAGTCTCTTGCGGAACAGTATAATCGTGAAAGGCAGCACTGGTGTAAGGTACATCCTCCCATGCTATGCATCCCTACCCAATCTCATGGCTCCAATGACAAGACTGCTATGCTCTACAGCTTGTCGGAAGGAAAACTCTACAGTAATATCAAGTTACCAGTGCCAGGTGATAATAGGATCTACTGTGGTCATGGTTGGATGGCAAAGTTAGAATATCAAAATCAGTTCTCAGATGATGCTAGTCTAGCAATAACTCTAATGTATTCTTTCAGAAAGACAAAAGACATTCTTCTCCCGCAAATCCGAGACTACTTGTTTCGTGTAAAGCAAGTTGTGAAGATTACATTGTCTGCTGATCCCACTTTGGATGGGAACAACTTTCTGGTTCTAGCCATATGCGGTGATAGACTGTACTCCATCAAAGGAGGACAAAAGTGTTGGACTTGGAAGCCTATGCTTGACGGGTGCAGTGCTGCTACTTATTATGAAGGGCGAGTGTTCTCAGTTCACTGCCTAGATACTTATACGCATAGCATTTACAACAGTTCAACTCTGCTTTATGAGATAAATCTTCAGGATCATAGTCCCTCCTGTCTTGTTCAGACATATTTGGTAAAATCAACAAAGGGTGACTTGTTGATTGTTGAGAGATTGTTGGGACCAGAGGAAACCGATGGACTGATGATGCTGAGTTTCAAGGTTAGCAAGTTGGTTTTGAACCAAGATGGATCAATAACACAGCAAGTTGAGGTAAACAACATTGGGGATGAGGCAGTTTTCGTGGGCAACGATCAATCGGTGTGTGTTTCGGCTTCAAAGTTTCCCGGCTGTCAACCAAATTCTATATACTACACGAATGATGTAGTTGTGGAAGGACAAGGATCAGAAGACATAGGCATGTAA
- the LOC101311132 gene encoding putative pre-mRNA-splicing factor ATP-dependent RNA helicase DHX16-like, with the protein MENDSNLKTWVSDKLMTLLGYSQPVIVYHIIAVTKQATSPAGVVDMLVKSGWFSTAETTSFAEEIFAKVPHKASVDLNQNIKPPRVFRRKRYDLVDDDEEEQEPKQEEGKKRRTCPEDDEEEDQRAREQLERNLKEKDIAATRKLTDKPNPNRRRSSSNADHDIEALRERSRQEYLKKREQMKLEQIRDEVEDEKKLFECDKMTKAEKRRNKYKEQVLKLVDKYEAKDDDVNQYRIPEAYDDMESGVNQKKRLSVAFERYKDEEVKKVGAHAEQEAWEDHQIGKGRFSFSSKNRRREGNDEYEFVFDTVTDMVEFVKGSGIKGDDDNFDEDDDMLLESKATTAMEKLQEERRALPMYKMREEFLKHVEKHQIVIIVGQTGSGKTTQIPQFLHEAGYTKGGKKIGCTQPRRVAAMSVAARVSQEMGVKLGHEVGYSIRFEDHTSEKTVVKYMTDGMLLREFLVEPDLASYSVLMVDEAHERTLSTDILFGLVKDIARFRPDLKLLISSATLDAEKFSVYFDSAPIFIVPGKLHDVDVFYTKEPEADYLDAAIVSALQIHVKEPPGDILVFLTGQEEIETMNEMLKHRTRGLGTKIAELIICPIYANLPTELQQKIFEPTPKGARKVVLATNIAETSLTIDGIKYVIDPGYCKMKSYNPRSGMESLQVTPISKASAIQRAGRSGRTGPGKCYRLYTEENFKSELDDTTIPEIQRTNLANVVLTLKSLGINDLLHFDFMDPPPAEALIKALELLFALGALNSIGELTKIGRQMAEFPVDPMLSKAIVASDKYKCSEEVLSIAAMLSTGNSIFYRPKDKQIYADNAKQNFHTGDVGDHIALLNVYNTWKETNYSTQWCYENYIQVRSMKRARDIRDQLERLLERVEIQLTSNPVDLEAIKKAMTSGYFPHSARLEKNGVYRTVKNPQNVHIHPSSGLAQVLPRWVLYHELVLTTKEYVRQVSELKPDWLVEIAPHYYQLKDVEESIPKKMPRGEGRAP; encoded by the coding sequence ATGGAGAACGATAGCAATCTGAAGACATGGGTCTCCGACAAGTTAATGACCCTGCTCGGATATTCCCAACCCGTAATTGTTTACCACATCATCGCCGTGACGAAACAAGCAACCTCGCCGGCCGGCGTGGTCGACATGCTCGTCAAGTCCGGTTGGTTCTCCACCGCCGAGACGACGTCGTTCGCAGAAGAAATCTTCGCCAAAGTCCCACATAAGGCATCTGTTGATCTTAACCAAAACATAAAACCACCTAGGGTTTTTCGTCGTAAAAGGTACGATCTCGTGGACGATGATGAAGAAGAACAAGAACCAAAACAAGAAGAGGGAAAGAAAAGACGAACATGCCCTGAAGATGATGAAGAAGAAGATCAGAGAGCGAGGGAGCAACTGGAGAGGAATTTGAAGGAGAAGGACATAGCAGCCACGAGAAAACTGACAGATAAGCCAAACCCTAATCGGAGAAGATCGTCGAGCAATGCTGATCATGACATTGAAGCTTTGCGAGAGCGTTCGAGGCAAGAGTACTTAAAGAAAAGGGAGCAGATGAAACTGGAGCAGATAAGAGACGAGGTAGAAGATGAGAAGAAGCTATTTGAATGTGATAAGATGACTAAAGCGGAGAAACGTAGAAACAAGTACAAGGAGCAAGTGTTGAAGCTTGTGGATAAGTATGAAGCTAAGGATGATGATGTCAATCAATACCGGATTCCGGAGGCCTACGATGACATGGAGAGTGGTGTTAATCAGAAGAAGAGATTATCCGTGGCGTTTGAGCGATACAAGGATGAAGAAGTGAAGAAGGTTGGTGCACATGCAGAGCAGGAAGCTTGGGAGGATCACCAAATTGGAAAGGGAAGGTTTAGCTTTTCTTCAAAGAATAGAAGAAGAGAAGGTAATGATGAGTATGAGTTTGTGTTTGACACCGTCACAGATATGGTTGAGTTTGTCAAGGGGTCAGGGATCAAGGGAGATGATGATAACTTTGATGAGGACGATGATATGTTACTTGAATCGAAAGCAACAACAGCGATGGAGAAGCTGCAGGAGGAGAGGAGAGCATTACCTATGTACAAAATGCGCGAAGAGTTTCTCAAGCATGTTGAAAAACATCAAATTGTGATTATTGTAGGCCAAACTGGTTCAGGGAAAACTACACAGATACCACAGTTTCTCCATGAGGCAGGTTATACTAAGGGTGGGAAGAAGATTGGATGCACGCAGCCGCGGCGCGTTGCTGCAATGAGTGTTGCTGCGAGGGTTTCTCAAGAAATGGGGGTCAAGCTTGGGCATGAGGTAGGTTACTCTATTCGTTTTGAGGATCACACCTCTGAGAAGACTGTTGTGAAGTACATGACAGATGGAATGTTGTTGAGGGAGTTCCTTGTTGAGCCAGATTTGGCAAGTTACAGTGTGCTGATGGTGGATGAGGCGCACGAGAGAACACTCTCGACTGACATTCTATTTGGATTGGTGAAGGACATTGCTCGGTTTAGACCTGATCTGAAACTGCTCATCTCTAGTGCAACTCTTGATGCTGAGAAATTCAGTGTTTATTTTGATTCAGCTCCAATTTTTATAGTCCCAGGAAAGCTGCACGATGTTGATGTCTTCTACACGAAAGAACCAGAAGCTGATTACTTGGATGCAGCAATTGTCAGTGCACTACAAATCCATGTGAAAGAACCACCTGGTGATATATTGGTGTTCCTCACCGGACAAGAAGAAATCGAAACCATGAACGAAATGTTGAAGCACAGGACAAGAGGTCTAGGGACAAAAATTGCTGAGCTGATTATCTGCCCCATATATGCAAACTTGCCTACTGAGCTGCAACAAAAGATTTTCGAGCCTACTCCTAAAGGGGCTAGGAAAGTTGTCCTTGCCACAAACATTGCTGAAACTTCGCTGACAATAGATGGGATCAAATATGTCATTGACCCTGGATATTGCAAGATGAAGTCCTATAATCCGAGGAGTGGGATGGAGTCATTGCAAGTCACTCCTATCTCAAAGGCGTCTGCAATTCAGAGGGCAGGTAGGTCTGGTCGAACTGGTCCTGGTAAGTGCTACAGGTTATATACCGAGGAAAATTTTAAAAGTGAGTTAGATGATACCACAATACCAGAAATACAACGTACTAATCTCGCTAATGTTGTTCTTACTTTGAAGAGCCTTGGGATCAATGACTTGCTGCACTTTGATTTCATGGATCCTCCACCTGCTGAAGCACTGATAAAAGCCTTGGAACTGTTGTTTGCGCTAGGGGCACTAAATAGTATTGGTGAGCTTACCAAGATTGGTAGACAGATGGCTGAGTTTCCTGTGGATCCAATGTTGTCGAAGGCGATAGTTGCTTCAGACAAGTACAAGTGCTCAGAGGAGGTACTTTCAATTGCTGCCATGCTCTCCACTGGTAATTCCATCTTCTATCGTCCAAAGGACAAACAAATCTATGCTGACAATGCAAAGCAAAATTTTCACACTGGCGACGTGGGAGATCACATTGCATTGCTAAATGTTTATAACACATGGAAAGAGACAAATTATTCGACACAATGGTGTTACGAAAACTATATACAAGTTAGGAGCATGAAAAGAGCAAGAGATATCCGGGATCAGCTTGAGCGGCTCTTGGAGAGAGTTGAGATTCAGCTCACCTCGAATCCTGTGGATTTAGAAGCTATAAAGAAGGCAATGACTTCTGGTTACTTCCCTCATTCTGCTAGGTTGGAAAAGAATGGAGTTTATAGGACAGTGAAGAATCCACAAAATGTCCATATACACCCCAGTTCAGGGCTGGCACAAGTGCTTCCGAGATGGGTTTTGTATCATGAGTTGGTCCTCACTACCAAGGAATATGTCAGACAGGTTTCAGAACTAAAACCAGATTGGTTGGTGGAAATAGCTCCACATTATTACCAGCTAAAGGATGTGGAAGAATCGATTCCAAAGAAGATGCCTCGAGGAGAAGGGCGTGCGCCATAG
- the LOC101307042 gene encoding 60S ribosomal protein L31-1-like, translating to MVEKTKGRKEEVVTREFTINLHKRLHGCTFKKKAPNAIKEIRKFAQKAMGTNDVRVDVKLNKQIWSRGIRSVPRRIRVRIARKRNDDEDAKEELYSLVTVAEIPAEGLKGLGTKVIEEDD from the exons ATGGTTGAGAAGACAAAGGGACGAAAGGAAGAGGTGGTGACCAGGGAGTTCACCATCAACCTCCACAAGCGCCTCCATGGCTG CACCTTCAAGAAGAAGGCTCCCAATGCCATCAAGGAGATCAGGAAGTTTGCCCAGAAGGCAATGGGAACCAATGATGTCAGGGTGGATGTCAAGCTCAACAAGCAAATCTGGAGCAGAGGAATCAGGAGTGTCCCCAGAAGAATCAGGGTTCGCATTGCTCGCAAGAGAAATGATGATGAAGATGCAAAGGAAGAGCTATACTCCCTTGTGACTGTTGCCGAGATCCCAGCTGAAGGACTGAAGGGCTTGGGCACCAAGGTCATTGAAGAGGATGATTAG